TTTGTTGAATTATCATCTGTATTTTTTGCAGTGAAATAGAAAGTACCCTTAACATTTGTTTCGGTAATTTCAGTAACTGTAACTTCGCCAACTTTCGCTCCACCATCATAAGGTGCGGACCAGTTGCTGTAATCAGAAGCCATTGGATTTGATATATTCACAATAGTTTCATTGTAAGTAGCATTAGCAGCACCTAAGCCCGAAACGCCACCGCCAATATCATAAGTTCCCACACCATCAAAAGCAATTACATTAACTGAAAACGATTTACTTGAAGTATCTCCAGCAGTTCCTTGAATATGCAAAAAATTCCCTGAATGAGTAGCCGCTGTAGTCAATTCTGGTGTAGTTACCCACGATCCGTTCACTTTTGCTTTAATGGTTCCAGCCCCAGCTGTTCCTCCACCACTTCCACCATCACTACTACATGATGATAATGATACTGCTAATGCAGCAAATAAAACTAAACTGATTTTTTTGATTGTTTTCATAATTATTTAATGTTTAAGTTAGTGATACAAAGTTGATTCTAAGTCAAATAGCAATCAATAAGGCATTTGCCCTATTTTATTAATTTAAGTCAAAAGCTTCAATAGTTTTATCGTCTTTTTGATAGTACAAAACACCAGCATATTCATCAACTTCATATTGTGGCTTTTTATCTTTTAACACTATTTCTTTTTCTTTTGTCCCACTATCTTTATTGATTTTTACTAATCCAACACCATCATCTAATTTTGTCAATATAAATTGCGAATTCTCTGTTGCTGCCGAAGCTTTAAATCTTTTACTCATGTAATCAAATGAAGCAGAACCGATACTTGCAAACATGTCTGATGCTCTTTTTGCTTCTTTACCATAATCATTATAACTACTCATATCATTAACTCCACCGTATCCAGTTCTGTTCGCTCCTGCTCTTGCAGCCATTGAAACAGATGCAGCCGTTGATGCAACTGCCAAAACACCTCCCATGATTTTACCAAATGTTGATCTTCCTGGTGATTTGTAATACTCATGAAATTTTTTTGACCCATCAAAATTGAGCATCATTATATTTTGGTCTGATGAGAGTAATAATCCACCATTGCGAACAGAAAAACTAGTTGGCGATTCTTTTTCTTCAAACTTATATGCTGTTAATGTTGAAATAGTACCTGAATTTTCATCAATTGCCACTATCTCATCACCAGTGCTGATTAGATATCTTTTATTTTTGGAGTCATAGGTACTAGTTACAGCGCTTTTACTTTTGTATTTTATAGATTTATTCCAGATTGACTCTCCAGTTTTCAAATTAATAATATCTGCATCTGAGTCAGTTATATAAATCATCCCTTTTGGTGTTAAAGCCATAGTGTGAATGTTTTCGCCTGTTTTTAATGGTTTTTTAAACAGCGTTTCTCCTGTAAATGATATTTTATTGATTCCTCCTGATTGAATTCCAAATAATATTCCATCTTCCATGATATAAAAATGTTGAACGTATCCTTTGGTTTTTGGAGCTTTATCCCATAAATCTGCACCGTCTTTTGCACTTAGCATCGTAATT
The window above is part of the Flavobacterium sp. PMTSA4 genome. Proteins encoded here:
- a CDS encoding outer membrane protein assembly factor BamB family protein, producing MKTVIKKIKIYFLLSIMFLSNVFAQTSPKNTYNLDGKINFMKLTEAGVLLIAHKDGFAGIKPESNKLIFDFKDYGSVKEEELEFVPDSPYVVIAQGGFANMSSKKTVFDYVIGKQLFETKENGWKDAFSTQVFLPQNKLVVAGVRTSKEKFAPAVGIYDLVTGKEDKLIYLIEPGKVTMGTVTITGSVFMKDKKIYIPTSKELICYDTNTSNKIWSAKVDDLTWLTSDESGKEIYGFEGTNGGDTKIYKISSSGEVLWKEAQKVKGAVTRFEILPQGIAVVSDVADKGGSVFAAKAESKITMLSAKDGADLWDKAPKTKGYVQHFYIMEDGILFGIQSGGINKISFTGETLFKKPLKTGENIHTMALTPKGMIYITDSDADIINLKTGESIWNKSIKYKSKSAVTSTYDSKNKRYLISTGDEIVAIDENSGTISTLTAYKFEEKESPTSFSVRNGGLLLSSDQNIMMLNFDGSKKFHEYYKSPGRSTFGKIMGGVLAVASTAASVSMAARAGANRTGYGGVNDMSSYNDYGKEAKRASDMFASIGSASFDYMSKRFKASAATENSQFILTKLDDGVGLVKINKDSGTKEKEIVLKDKKPQYEVDEYAGVLYYQKDDKTIEAFDLN
- a CDS encoding DUF6252 family protein, whose protein sequence is MKTIKKISLVLFAALAVSLSSCSSDGGSGGGTAGAGTIKAKVNGSWVTTPELTTAATHSGNFLHIQGTAGDTSSKSFSVNVIAFDGVGTYDIGGGVSGLGAANATYNETIVNISNPMASDYSNWSAPYDGGAKVGEVTVTEITETNVKGTFYFTAKNTDDNSTKEITEGSFNIPLE